A window of the Desulforapulum autotrophicum HRM2 genome harbors these coding sequences:
- a CDS encoding alpha/beta hydrolase gives MEQRQRPDYTVLDQPEVTRYLFHPRREDSHRRLTAKDLMIPVDDTTVVGACFHLTTKTGPSILFFHGNGEIVSDYDDLGGVYNRMGINFIVVDFRGYGRSNGSPSVSTLMADCHPILDRVTHHLDDLGFKGPLTVMGRSLGSAPALELAASTPGPIASLIIESGFARAEPLLSTLGIDPKAIGFKEEQGFCNIDKIGRWTGPTLIIHAEFDHIIPFSDGEALYNACGADKKRLLKIANANHNDIFFQDMNTYMAAVSTLVENE, from the coding sequence ATGGAACAACGACAACGGCCGGATTATACCGTTCTTGATCAACCGGAAGTGACGCGCTACCTGTTCCACCCCAGAAGGGAAGATTCCCACAGGCGGCTTACGGCAAAAGATCTCATGATTCCCGTGGATGACACAACCGTGGTCGGGGCCTGTTTCCACCTTACAACGAAAACCGGGCCCAGCATCCTGTTTTTCCACGGAAACGGTGAAATCGTCTCAGATTACGACGATCTTGGCGGGGTATACAACCGCATGGGAATCAACTTCATCGTGGTGGACTTTCGGGGATACGGCCGATCCAATGGATCGCCGTCCGTATCTACCCTCATGGCCGACTGTCATCCTATCCTTGACCGGGTAACCCACCACCTTGACGACCTGGGATTCAAAGGCCCGCTCACCGTCATGGGCCGATCCCTTGGCAGCGCACCGGCCCTGGAGCTTGCAGCCTCAACGCCCGGCCCCATTGCCTCACTGATTATTGAAAGCGGTTTTGCCAGGGCCGAGCCCCTTCTTTCAACCCTGGGCATTGATCCCAAGGCCATAGGATTTAAGGAAGAGCAGGGCTTCTGCAATATTGACAAAATCGGCAGATGGACTGGACCGACCTTGATCATCCATGCCGAATTTGACCACATCATCCCCTTTAGCGACGGTGAGGCCCTTTACAATGCCTGCGGGGCTGATAAAAAACGTTTGCTCAAGATTGCCAACGCCAATCACAATGACATTTTCTTCCAGGATATGAACACCTACATGGCGGCCGTCAGTACCCTGGTGGAGAACGAATAA
- a CDS encoding TonB-dependent receptor plug domain-containing protein, translating to MHGLKVFLQPISIVLLLILAATGTAIPGEGYTQTEEQEQERRITLDPVLVTARGRQSLASETPGGVGVVDQEEISESNSISLTNAAARIPGVDKSSDSAWGSAMTIRGLGRNAVIFLVDGCRVNTSTDINARFGLVNPLDIEQIEVLKGPISALYGSGSTGGVVNIITRKGKFTQTPTWTGEITNTIASNPQGNDSYGLATYNSKNVWVSASAGFRDHASYESGSGEKIDNSQFEDSTLNASLGLRENPLNTTQFQVQHLRGEEIGIPGKGLALPTGPDVTYPDVNRTLVNLTHTLTPDTPLISESSINLFYQKIERRVRLDHFPGGPLTELRPQADHDTWGAKWQNTLTPRAHTIVAGVDVWNWKISNSNRYREFASGLTGVDASLADVEQFSGGVFMEDEWRIGKTVSLNLGARLDYISAESQDLYNWITPPTPSTPVTLVQSGRSYSDTSWNAHGGVTWKFMPDWTMTFITASAFRAPDLMERFKYINLGGGVELFGNPDLDPERSIFLEYGLKHTTDRFTISASAYVNFLDDLITETVVDDTTHEMMNVDKARIHGGEIDVACYLTPSLTATATLAYIYGKNTRTDEPLAFIAPLNGLAGLRYDGTSRFWGTIEMEWAADQNRTPDATPSGKGWERFNLHMGKKFTALGKNQELILGIDNLFDRDTTNYLSTSRSMELKEPGINFFCTWKIII from the coding sequence ATGCACGGTTTAAAAGTCTTCCTACAACCCATTTCAATCGTTCTCCTCCTGATCCTGGCGGCAACGGGTACAGCAATTCCGGGTGAGGGTTACACACAAACAGAGGAACAGGAACAGGAACGACGTATAACCCTTGATCCGGTGCTGGTGACGGCCCGGGGCAGACAGAGCCTGGCCTCGGAAACCCCGGGGGGTGTCGGTGTTGTTGACCAGGAAGAAATTTCAGAGTCAAATTCCATAAGCCTTACCAATGCCGCGGCCCGCATTCCAGGAGTGGACAAATCATCGGATTCGGCCTGGGGATCCGCCATGACCATCCGGGGGCTTGGCAGAAATGCTGTTATTTTTCTGGTTGACGGATGCCGGGTAAACACCTCAACGGACATTAACGCCCGGTTCGGTCTGGTCAACCCCCTTGACATCGAACAGATTGAGGTGCTCAAGGGCCCCATTTCTGCGCTATACGGCTCAGGCTCCACGGGGGGTGTCGTCAACATTATCACCCGGAAAGGAAAATTCACCCAGACCCCCACCTGGACCGGTGAGATTACCAACACCATTGCCTCCAACCCCCAGGGCAATGACTCCTATGGGTTAGCCACCTATAACAGCAAAAACGTATGGGTCTCAGCCTCAGCAGGTTTCCGGGATCACGCATCCTATGAATCGGGCAGCGGTGAAAAAATTGACAACAGCCAGTTTGAGGATTCAACGCTTAACGCAAGCCTTGGCCTGCGGGAAAATCCCCTCAACACCACCCAATTTCAGGTCCAGCACCTCAGGGGCGAAGAGATCGGCATCCCCGGAAAGGGACTTGCCCTGCCCACAGGACCGGATGTGACCTATCCAGACGTAAACCGAACCCTTGTCAACCTCACCCACACCCTTACACCGGACACCCCCTTGATTTCAGAGTCAAGCATAAACCTCTTTTACCAAAAAATTGAACGCAGGGTGCGCCTGGACCATTTCCCAGGAGGGCCGCTCACTGAATTAAGACCCCAGGCCGACCATGATACCTGGGGAGCAAAATGGCAAAACACCCTCACCCCCCGGGCCCACACCATTGTTGCCGGTGTGGACGTCTGGAACTGGAAAATTTCAAACTCAAACCGCTACAGGGAGTTTGCAAGCGGCTTGACCGGGGTGGACGCCTCCCTTGCCGATGTGGAACAATTTTCCGGCGGCGTGTTCATGGAGGATGAATGGCGGATAGGTAAAACAGTCAGCCTCAACCTTGGCGCCCGCCTGGACTACATCAGCGCCGAAAGTCAGGATCTCTACAACTGGATCACCCCCCCTACCCCATCCACTCCCGTAACACTTGTACAATCTGGACGAAGTTACAGCGACACCAGTTGGAACGCCCATGGGGGTGTCACCTGGAAATTCATGCCCGACTGGACCATGACCTTTATCACGGCCTCTGCATTCAGGGCCCCGGACCTGATGGAGCGGTTTAAATATATCAACCTTGGCGGCGGTGTCGAACTGTTCGGCAATCCGGACCTGGACCCGGAACGATCCATATTCCTGGAATACGGGCTCAAACATACAACAGACCGGTTCACGATTTCAGCCTCAGCCTATGTCAATTTCCTGGACGATCTCATCACGGAAACCGTTGTGGATGACACCACCCATGAAATGATGAACGTAGACAAGGCAAGGATACATGGGGGTGAAATCGATGTTGCCTGTTATCTCACCCCCTCGCTGACGGCAACCGCCACCCTGGCCTATATCTATGGCAAAAACACCCGAACGGATGAGCCCCTGGCCTTTATCGCCCCCCTGAACGGCCTTGCGGGCCTCAGGTACGACGGTACGTCCCGGTTCTGGGGAACCATTGAAATGGAGTGGGCCGCAGACCAGAACAGAACCCCTGACGCAACGCCATCGGGCAAGGGATGGGAGAGATTCAACCTTCACATGGGGAAAAAATTCACTGCCCTGGGAAAGAATCAGGAACTGATCCTGGGCATAGACAATCTCTTTGACCGGGATACGACAAACTACCTTTCCACCTCCCGGAGCATGGAGTTAAAGGAACCCGGTATCAACTTTTTCTGCACTTGGAAAATAATTATCTAA
- a CDS encoding YcaO-like family protein, with protein MIESLEYTLTLADTQLATGFFKAIPRCCPSLERALDLLNDHPMDQFLHQYALDLMAQLNPDQMTALITRAKAENNMVLKALACEQLLLFHALPKVEQFFSRENLVELCRHTPLVDIRSALMPNQRLHKGWIKIFKANMVDHLPLPPLDNTGLPPICQGECMVTTPPATTIDSLVTADINTPGNKQEFSLEQTTQTAMERLENAGVKIKKEMRHESSLSPFALLRQWRFSTTTTNRRNRFTLEGPQTSYGKGLSLEHARASLAMEMVERCSAFATISDKEVMGYARPYPLTRATHQELLDQGKKALNPQDLALEVNYNDEPLHWIEGTTPGTNGLEPAMVPVQALFLFCNLDETALFSGLGSTGLASGNTMEQAKVSALLEVVERHQEATVPFTPETCFNLVPGTSGIASLLDGYRAMGIHLQFQDLTPKSGIPCCKCFVRAKDGTIHKGTAAHLSARRAIVSAMTETTYPFPSGPPSAAGMADLIPVGYDNLPDYSTNDHGRDLALLEKLLLANGQSPFYVDLTRRDIGLPVVKALIPGMDILGDFDRFSRVHPELFQNYLELFSPPQ; from the coding sequence TTGATCGAATCCCTGGAATATACCTTAACCCTGGCCGACACCCAGCTTGCCACCGGTTTTTTCAAAGCAATTCCCCGTTGTTGCCCCTCCCTGGAACGGGCCCTTGACCTGCTCAACGATCACCCCATGGACCAATTCCTCCACCAGTATGCCCTGGACCTCATGGCCCAATTAAACCCGGACCAGATGACGGCCCTCATCACCCGGGCAAAGGCTGAAAACAACATGGTTTTAAAGGCCCTGGCCTGTGAACAGCTCCTCCTTTTCCACGCCCTTCCCAAGGTTGAACAATTTTTTTCAAGGGAAAACCTTGTTGAACTTTGCCGCCACACGCCCCTTGTGGACATCCGGTCGGCCCTCATGCCCAATCAACGGCTCCACAAAGGTTGGATTAAAATCTTCAAGGCCAACATGGTTGACCACCTTCCCCTTCCCCCCCTGGACAATACGGGCCTTCCCCCCATCTGCCAGGGGGAATGCATGGTCACCACCCCGCCTGCCACCACCATTGATTCACTTGTAACGGCTGATATTAACACCCCCGGCAACAAACAAGAATTCTCCCTTGAACAGACGACCCAGACAGCCATGGAACGGCTGGAGAATGCAGGAGTCAAAATTAAAAAAGAGATGCGTCACGAATCAAGCCTGAGTCCCTTTGCCCTGCTCAGGCAATGGCGGTTTTCCACAACCACCACCAACCGTCGAAACCGGTTCACCCTTGAAGGCCCCCAGACCAGCTATGGAAAGGGGCTCTCCCTTGAGCATGCCAGGGCCTCCCTTGCCATGGAAATGGTAGAACGGTGCTCGGCCTTTGCCACGATCTCGGACAAAGAAGTGATGGGGTATGCAAGGCCTTATCCCTTGACCCGGGCCACCCACCAGGAACTCCTGGACCAGGGCAAAAAAGCTTTGAACCCCCAAGATCTGGCCCTTGAGGTAAACTACAATGACGAACCCCTCCACTGGATAGAGGGAACAACTCCTGGAACGAACGGTCTGGAACCTGCCATGGTGCCGGTCCAGGCCCTGTTTCTCTTCTGCAACCTGGATGAAACAGCCCTGTTTTCGGGCCTTGGCTCCACAGGTCTTGCTTCTGGCAACACCATGGAACAGGCAAAGGTTTCCGCCCTCCTTGAGGTGGTGGAACGCCACCAGGAGGCAACGGTTCCCTTTACCCCGGAAACCTGCTTTAACCTCGTTCCCGGCACCAGCGGCATCGCATCCTTGCTCGACGGATACCGGGCCATGGGTATCCACCTGCAGTTCCAGGACCTAACGCCAAAATCTGGCATCCCATGCTGCAAGTGTTTTGTCAGGGCCAAGGACGGCACCATACACAAGGGAACCGCAGCCCATCTCAGCGCAAGGCGGGCTATTGTCTCTGCCATGACCGAGACCACCTACCCCTTTCCCTCGGGACCGCCATCGGCTGCGGGCATGGCAGATCTTATTCCCGTGGGGTATGACAACCTGCCCGACTATTCCACCAACGACCACGGCCGGGACCTTGCCCTGTTGGAAAAACTGCTGCTGGCCAACGGCCAATCACCCTTTTATGTTGATCTGACCCGCAGGGACATCGGCCTTCCCGTTGTTAAGGCCCTGATTCCCGGAATGGATATCCTTGGGGACTTTGACCGGTTTTCAAGGGTTCACCCTGAACTGTTCCAGAACTATCTCGAACTGTTCAGCCCGCCCCAATAA
- a CDS encoding MFS transporter, giving the protein MAEDEKNKWLIFACVALGVFMSTLDSSIVNIALPYIMQDMGTGVETIQWVVVGYLLTISSLLLTFGRLSDIRGKRMVYTGGFLIFTAGSGLCAMAQTPLFLIISRVVQACGAAMLMACSPALIVDTFPVRERGKALGMVGAVVAAGLTAGPVAGGILLDLFSWRFIFYINIPIGIGAALAGSLILKNGQSDPGSLEPMDKTGSLLQAVSLVCLIVVLTHLNQWQFFSAKTMGFLLTFAMASLGFVWNETQTLYPLFDPALLKIRLFVLPVITSAILFGTLFVIVFMMPFFLVHPCGLSASATGLIMITPFILLFFISPVSGALYNRTGSRGPCSLGMTILALALFAFARIEPSSGMTAIVSYLALAGTGTALFVSPNNTAAMGAVPANRRGIASATVATARNLGMVIGVATAGLIFTGTFTSLNHGTPFQTYSSSVEPMFMAGFHRAMAAGAIMACLGSILSFLRGDDRPRVH; this is encoded by the coding sequence ATGGCTGAAGACGAGAAAAACAAATGGCTGATCTTTGCCTGTGTGGCCCTGGGGGTCTTCATGTCCACCCTGGACTCGAGCATCGTCAACATAGCCCTGCCCTATATCATGCAGGATATGGGAACAGGTGTTGAAACCATTCAATGGGTGGTGGTGGGCTATCTGCTCACCATCTCATCGCTGCTGCTGACCTTTGGCCGCTTGAGCGACATCCGGGGCAAGCGAATGGTATACACGGGTGGATTCCTCATATTTACCGCGGGCTCTGGCCTGTGCGCCATGGCCCAGACTCCGCTTTTCCTCATCATCTCCCGGGTCGTTCAGGCCTGCGGTGCTGCCATGCTCATGGCGTGCTCACCGGCCCTGATCGTGGACACCTTTCCGGTCAGAGAACGGGGCAAGGCCCTGGGCATGGTGGGGGCCGTGGTGGCTGCGGGCCTCACGGCAGGCCCTGTGGCAGGCGGGATTCTCCTGGATCTGTTTTCGTGGCGGTTCATCTTCTACATCAACATCCCCATCGGCATTGGTGCGGCCCTGGCCGGTTCACTGATCCTCAAAAACGGCCAGTCAGACCCTGGCAGTCTTGAACCCATGGACAAAACCGGCAGTCTCCTGCAGGCCGTCAGCCTGGTCTGCCTGATAGTGGTCCTCACCCATCTCAACCAATGGCAGTTTTTCTCGGCCAAAACCATGGGGTTCCTGCTGACCTTTGCCATGGCCAGCCTGGGGTTCGTCTGGAACGAAACCCAAACCCTTTATCCCTTGTTTGATCCGGCCCTGCTAAAAATCCGGCTGTTTGTGCTGCCCGTCATCACTTCGGCCATCCTGTTCGGTACACTGTTTGTCATCGTATTCATGATGCCCTTTTTCCTTGTCCACCCCTGCGGCCTGTCGGCATCGGCCACAGGGCTTATAATGATCACCCCCTTTATCCTGCTGTTCTTCATCAGCCCCGTGTCCGGCGCCCTTTACAACCGAACCGGATCAAGGGGCCCCTGCTCCCTGGGAATGACAATTCTGGCCCTGGCCCTGTTCGCATTTGCCCGGATAGAACCGTCCTCAGGTATGACAGCCATTGTATCGTACCTGGCCCTGGCCGGAACAGGCACAGCCCTTTTTGTTTCACCCAACAACACTGCAGCCATGGGTGCGGTTCCGGCCAATCGCAGGGGCATTGCATCGGCTACCGTGGCCACTGCCAGGAACCTGGGAATGGTCATCGGCGTTGCCACGGCAGGATTGATCTTCACCGGCACATTCACCAGTCTCAACCATGGAACCCCCTTTCAAACCTACTCATCCAGTGTAGAGCCAATGTTCATGGCAGGATTTCACAGGGCCATGGCTGCCGGTGCCATCATGGCCTGCCTGGGCAGCATTTTATCGTTTTTACGGGGGGATGACCGGCCCCGCGTCCATTGA
- the uvrA gene encoding excinuclease ABC subunit UvrA: MKNGQSAIKSIIRDIKPGKTMELDTIIVKGAREHNLKNIDVTIPKKQLIVFTGVSGSGKSSLAFDTIFAEGQRRYVESLSSYARQFIGQMEKPKYDTIRGLSPTIAIEQKSASKNPRSTVGTITEIYDYLRVLFARVGTQYCFKCGKKVGQGNAESMVSQILALPLDSKILVMAPIVENRKGEHRDRLGDLKQEGFARVRINDVVQDLADVQTLPKNKKHNIEVVVDRLVIKKDPAFTKRLTDSVETALKLGNGRLFIHIPGREDLKMSEARSCCGMAYPELVPQLFSFNSPLGMCSECNGIGTLLSMDVNKVVADPSLTIRQGAVIPWKNYFLKNPRYTNSSWGKEQLLAMEEQWDLDYDTPWKDLPRAQKDLILYGSKGKELTVNWNSAKIQGAVTMSHEGVLNTLMRRYRSTQSEGSKRYYSGFMTSKPCPVCQGRRLKEEVLHVLINGRSIIDLTEMTIQDAYEFISNLKLEGNQLLIAEELLKEIQDRLGFLVNVGLDYLSLDRNGPTLSGGESQRIRLASQIGSELTGVLYILDEPSIGLHQRDNGKLLKTLHHLRDIGNTLIVVEHDQETMENSDWIVDIGPGAGHLGGQIVAQGTPDQIRQDPMSITGRFLNMTETIEIPEQRRTPKQMGNHFITIKGATENNLKNVTAKIPLGLVVAVTGVSGAGKSTLINQILYPALAVTLNNATLEVGRHKTITGLENLDKIINIDQKPIGRTPRSNPATYTKVFDPIRELFASLPEAKVRGYQKGRFSFNVKGGRCEACHGDGYIKVEMHFLADVFVPCEVCHGKRFNTATLEIKYKDHSIADVLDLSVVQAMVLFKNHPKIRTILTTLMDVGLTYIKLGQAATTLSGGEAQRIKLARELAKRDTGKTLYILDEPTTGLHFQDVKLLLKVLQRLSLAGNTVIIIEHNLDVIKTADWVIDLGPEGGHRGGEIIAQGSPEQVARSKKSYTGFFLKKMLA; encoded by the coding sequence ATGAAAAATGGCCAATCAGCAATCAAATCCATCATAAGGGATATTAAACCCGGAAAAACCATGGAACTTGACACCATCATCGTCAAGGGAGCCAGGGAGCACAATCTTAAGAACATTGATGTGACGATTCCCAAAAAACAGCTCATCGTGTTCACCGGGGTATCGGGATCAGGCAAATCAAGCCTTGCCTTTGACACCATCTTTGCCGAGGGCCAGCGCCGCTATGTGGAATCTCTCTCCTCCTATGCCCGCCAGTTCATCGGACAGATGGAAAAGCCCAAGTACGACACCATACGGGGACTTTCCCCCACCATTGCAATCGAACAAAAGTCCGCCAGCAAGAACCCAAGATCCACCGTGGGAACCATCACCGAAATCTACGACTACCTCAGGGTGCTCTTTGCCAGAGTCGGCACCCAGTACTGTTTTAAATGTGGTAAAAAGGTAGGCCAGGGCAATGCCGAATCCATGGTTTCCCAGATTCTCGCACTTCCCCTTGACTCCAAGATCCTGGTCATGGCCCCCATTGTTGAGAACCGAAAGGGAGAGCACCGGGACCGGCTGGGCGATCTCAAACAAGAGGGCTTTGCCCGGGTCAGAATCAACGACGTAGTCCAGGATCTTGCCGATGTCCAGACCCTGCCAAAAAACAAGAAGCACAACATCGAAGTGGTGGTGGACCGCCTGGTCATCAAGAAAGATCCGGCATTCACAAAACGCCTCACCGACTCGGTGGAGACAGCCCTTAAACTTGGCAACGGCCGGCTCTTTATACACATCCCGGGCCGGGAAGACCTTAAAATGAGTGAGGCCAGGTCCTGTTGCGGTATGGCCTATCCCGAGCTTGTGCCCCAACTCTTTTCGTTCAACTCCCCCCTTGGCATGTGTTCTGAATGCAACGGTATCGGAACCCTCCTGTCCATGGATGTGAACAAGGTCGTTGCCGACCCCAGTCTCACAATCCGCCAGGGGGCCGTTATTCCATGGAAAAACTATTTTCTCAAAAACCCCCGTTATACCAACAGCTCCTGGGGCAAGGAACAGCTCCTGGCCATGGAAGAACAATGGGACCTGGATTATGACACCCCGTGGAAGGATCTTCCCCGGGCCCAGAAAGATCTCATCCTGTACGGTTCCAAGGGCAAGGAACTGACCGTTAACTGGAACTCGGCAAAGATCCAGGGGGCGGTGACCATGTCCCACGAAGGGGTGCTCAACACCCTCATGCGCCGATACCGGTCCACCCAGTCCGAAGGATCCAAACGGTATTATTCCGGCTTCATGACCTCAAAACCCTGCCCGGTCTGCCAGGGACGACGCCTTAAGGAAGAGGTTCTCCACGTGCTGATCAACGGTCGTTCCATCATTGACCTCACCGAAATGACCATCCAGGATGCCTATGAATTTATCTCAAACCTCAAGCTTGAAGGCAACCAGCTGCTCATTGCCGAAGAGCTGTTAAAGGAGATCCAGGACCGCCTGGGATTCCTTGTAAACGTGGGGCTTGACTATCTCTCCCTGGACCGGAACGGTCCCACCCTGTCCGGCGGTGAATCCCAGAGGATACGACTTGCCTCCCAGATCGGTTCAGAACTCACCGGCGTCCTCTACATCCTGGACGAACCCTCCATCGGCCTGCACCAGCGGGACAATGGAAAGCTGCTCAAGACCCTCCACCACCTCCGGGACATCGGCAACACCCTCATCGTTGTCGAACACGACCAGGAGACCATGGAGAATAGCGACTGGATCGTGGACATCGGCCCTGGTGCAGGACACCTTGGGGGCCAAATCGTGGCCCAGGGCACCCCGGACCAGATCCGGCAAGATCCCATGTCCATCACAGGCCGGTTCCTCAACATGACCGAAACCATCGAAATTCCCGAACAAAGACGCACCCCCAAACAGATGGGCAACCACTTTATCACCATCAAGGGAGCCACAGAGAACAACCTGAAAAACGTCACAGCCAAAATTCCCCTGGGTTTGGTCGTTGCCGTCACCGGAGTTTCAGGGGCAGGAAAATCCACGCTTATTAACCAGATCCTCTACCCGGCCCTGGCCGTAACACTCAACAACGCCACCCTGGAGGTTGGCCGTCACAAGACCATCACGGGCCTTGAGAATCTGGACAAAATCATCAACATCGACCAGAAGCCCATCGGCAGGACCCCAAGGAGCAACCCCGCCACCTACACCAAGGTGTTCGACCCCATCCGGGAGCTGTTTGCCAGCCTTCCAGAGGCAAAGGTCAGGGGCTATCAAAAGGGACGCTTCTCGTTCAATGTCAAGGGCGGCCGATGCGAGGCCTGCCACGGAGACGGATATATCAAGGTGGAAATGCACTTTCTGGCGGACGTGTTCGTTCCCTGTGAGGTGTGCCACGGAAAACGCTTCAATACTGCCACCCTGGAGATCAAATACAAGGACCACTCCATTGCCGACGTACTTGACCTCTCCGTGGTCCAGGCCATGGTGCTGTTCAAAAACCATCCAAAAATCCGAACCATCCTCACCACCCTCATGGATGTGGGGCTGACCTATATCAAGCTGGGCCAGGCCGCAACCACCCTGTCCGGGGGAGAGGCCCAGCGCATCAAGCTCGCCCGGGAGCTTGCAAAAAGAGATACGGGCAAAACCCTGTACATCCTGGACGAGCCCACCACGGGCCTCCATTTCCAGGATGTTAAACTGCTCCTAAAAGTTCTCCAGCGACTTTCCCTTGCCGGTAACACCGTGATCATCATCGAGCACAATCTGGACGTGATCAAAACAGCCGACTGGGTTATCGATCTTGGCCCGGAGGGGGGCCACAGGGGCGGTGAGATCATTGCCCAGGGGTCTCCGGAACAGGTTGCCCGGTCAAAAAAAAGCTACACAGGCTTTTTTCTAAAAAAAATGCTGGCCTAG
- a CDS encoding alpha/beta fold hydrolase, whose protein sequence is MIPSVGTAFKPGLHILIGVVVSFALLWALYTLFMPVSGCFIRYLVWTTTPAGVALKGRVKTGDATIHFVSYGKGPAILLLHGGLSNRLIWFSQIPWLVATGHRVVLPDTRGHGESGIGNRPLNYRLLASDAIHVLDTLDIPLADVIGWSDGGNTALRMGQYWTGRIGRIVTVSANFSPSGLTPGALEETHTQSWGVSYWFKSWWTGAGKRLTGLERRIKQMWQKFPVLESVELENITNPTLVMVGTHDLISIAHAEKMASLLAHGTLKIIPGGHSIPVTHSKELNEAIAEFLGIPCPDLKVFDLWG, encoded by the coding sequence ATGATTCCATCAGTCGGAACAGCTTTTAAACCAGGTCTTCATATCCTCATCGGTGTCGTTGTGTCGTTTGCTTTGCTGTGGGCCCTTTATACCCTGTTTATGCCTGTTTCCGGCTGTTTTATCCGTTATCTGGTCTGGACAACGACACCGGCCGGCGTTGCATTGAAGGGACGTGTCAAAACAGGTGACGCAACCATCCATTTTGTAAGCTATGGCAAAGGTCCGGCGATTTTGTTGCTCCATGGCGGGTTGAGTAACCGGCTTATCTGGTTCTCCCAGATTCCCTGGCTTGTGGCAACCGGTCATCGGGTTGTGCTGCCGGATACCCGGGGGCATGGTGAGTCTGGAATTGGCAATAGGCCGTTGAACTACCGTCTGCTTGCATCCGACGCCATCCATGTCCTGGACACACTCGACATTCCCCTGGCCGATGTGATCGGTTGGAGTGATGGCGGGAATACGGCATTGCGGATGGGACAATACTGGACCGGGCGAATCGGTCGAATTGTTACTGTCAGTGCTAACTTCAGTCCTTCCGGCCTTACCCCTGGAGCCCTTGAAGAAACGCATACCCAGAGCTGGGGGGTGTCATACTGGTTCAAAAGCTGGTGGACAGGTGCTGGAAAACGACTTACCGGTCTGGAAAGACGAATCAAGCAGATGTGGCAAAAATTTCCAGTGCTGGAATCGGTGGAGTTGGAAAATATTACCAATCCGACCCTTGTGATGGTCGGCACCCACGATCTTATCTCGATTGCCCATGCAGAAAAGATGGCGAGTCTGCTGGCCCACGGAACGCTTAAAATCATTCCGGGTGGTCATTCAATTCCGGTAACCCATTCAAAAGAACTGAATGAGGCTATAGCGGAATTTCTTGGGATCCCTTGCCCTGATTTAAAAGTTTTCGACCTGTGGGGTTAG